Proteins from a single region of Numenius arquata chromosome Z, bNumArq3.hap1.1, whole genome shotgun sequence:
- the PPWD1 gene encoding peptidylprolyl isomerase domain and WD repeat-containing protein 1, whose amino-acid sequence MASSESERKRKQTEAAAGSEEAAAAAADDEDDDEEERWVGPLPGEAAQAKKRRVLEFEHVYLENLPCASMYERSYMHRDVITHVACTKTDFIITASHDGHVKFWKKIEEGIEFVKHFRSHLGVIESIAVSSEGALFCSVGDDKAMKVFDVVNFDMINMLKLGYYPGQCEWVYCPGDAISSVATSEKSTGKIFIYDGRGNNQPLHVFDKLHTSSLTQIRLNPVYKVVVSSDKSGMIEYWTGTPHEYKFPKNVNWEYKTDTDLYEFAKCKAYPSSISFSPDGKKMATLGSDRKVRIFRFLTGKLMRVFDESLSMFTELQQMRQQLPDMEFGRRMAVERELEKVDAVRLINIIFDETGHFVLYGTMLGIKVINVETNRCVRILGKQENIRMMQLALFQGVAKKHRAAITIEMKASENPVLQNIQADPTVICTAFKKNRFYMFTKREPEDTKSADSDRDVFNEKPSKEEVMAATQAEGPKRVSDSAIIHTSMGDIHIKLFPVECPKTVENFCVHSRNGYYNGHIFHRIIKGFMIQTGDPTGTGMGGESIWGGEFEDEFHSTLRHDRPYTLSMANAGPNTNGSQFFITVVPTPWLDNKHSVFGRVTKGMEVVQRISNVKVNPKTDKPYEDISIINITVK is encoded by the exons ATGGCGTCGTCCGAATCGGAGCGTAAGCGCAAGCAGACCGAGGCGGCCGCCGGCAGTGAGgaagcggcggcagcggcggcggacGACGAGGATGACGACGAGGAGGAGCGCTGGGTCGGGCCGCTGCCGGGGGAGGCCGCGCAGGCGAAAAAGAGGAGAG tACTTGAATTTGAACACGTTTATCTTGAAAATCTACCATGTGCTTCGATGTATGAACGCAGTTACATGCACAGAGATGTCATTACACATGTAGCATGTACTAA GACAGATTTTATCATAACAGCCAGTCATGATGGACAtgtaaaattctggaaaaaaatagaagaagggATTGAGTTTGTTAAACACTTCCGGAGTCACCTGG gTGTTATTGAGAGTATTGCTGTTAGTTCGGAGGGGGCGTTATTCTGTTCAGTTGGAGACGACAAAGCCATGAAGGTGTTTGATGTGGTCAACTTTGATATGATCAACATGCTGAAACTTGG CTACTACCCTGGCCAGTGTGAATGGGTATATTGCCCTGGAGATGCCATATCTTCTGTTGCAACATCTGAGAAGagcacaggaaaaatattcatCTATGATGGACGAGGAAATAACCAGCCCCTTCATGTTTTTGATAAACTCCATACATCCTCTCTTACTCAGATACGGTTGAACCCTGTCTACAAAGTAGTAGTGTCTTCTGACAAATCTGGAATGATCGAGTACTGGACTGGTACTCCGCATGAATATAAATTTCCCAAGAATGTGAACTGGGAATATAAAACAGACACTGATTTGTACGAATTTGCTAAATGCAAGGCTTACCCATCCAGTATAAGTTTTTCACCTGATGGCAAGAAAATGGCCACTCTTGGGTCTGACAGAAAAGTTAGAATTTTCCGGTTTTTGACGGGGAAGCTCATGAGAGTCTTTGATGAATCTCTGAGT atgtTTACTGAACTTCAGCAGATGAGACAGCAACTACCAGACATGGAGTTTGGCCGACGTATGGCAGTTGAGCGTGAGCTGGAGAAAGTGGATGCAGTAagattaattaatataatttttgatGAAACTGGACACTTCGTTCTCTATGGGACAATGTTGGGGATTAAGGTCATAAATGTAGAGACTAACAG GTGTGTTCGTATCTTGGGAAAACAAGAGAACATCAGAATGATGCAACTAGCTTTGTTCCAAGGAGTAGCAAAGAAACATCGTGCTGCAATCACTATAGAGATGAAGGCATCTGAAAATCCTGTTCTCCAGAATATCCAGGCAGATCCGACAGTAATctgcacagcttttaaaaaaaataggttttacaTG TTTACTAAACGTGAGCCAGAAGATACGAAGAGTGCAGATTCTGACAGAGATGTATTTAATGAGAAACCTTCTAAAGAAGAGGTCATGGCAGCCACTCAGGCAGAAGGTCCCAAAAGAGTTTCAGACAGCGCCATCATCCACACAAGCATGGGAGATATCCATATCAAGCTTTTTCCTGTTGA GTGCCCCAAAACAGTGGAAAACTTCTGTGTGCATAGCAGAAATGGTTATTACAACGGACACATATTTCACCGTATCATCAAG GGTTTCATGATTCAGACTGGAGACCCAACTGGTACAGGAATGGGAGGTGAAAGTATTTGGGGAGGAGAATTTGAAGATGAGTTTCATTCAACTTTACGACATGACAGACCCTACACGCTCAGCATGGCTAATGCAGGACCAAATACCAATGGATCCCAGTTTTTTATAACAGTAGTGCCAACT CCGTGGCTAGACAACAAGCACAGTGTGTTTGGACGGGTGACTAAAGGAATGGAAGTCGTTCAAAGAATCTCAAATGTAAAAGTCAATCCCAAAACCGACAAACCCTATGAGGATATCAGCATCATTAATATCACAGTGAAGTAA